The Bradyrhizobium sp. WBAH42 genome includes a window with the following:
- a CDS encoding FAD-binding oxidoreductase: MRTDYDVAVVGGGLLGSAIAWGLGRLGKKVAVLDEGDITKRASRANFALVWVQSKGLGMPAYTVWTVQASQAWGRLASELKQQTGLDVALQQNGGFHLTLGEDEFGQRTELVKRMHNQAGAADYKMEMLRPSELKKALPLIGPEVSGGSYCPLDGHVNSLRTFRAFHTGFVAFGIDYFPERPVSAISKSGGEFRLTTPKGELRAAKIVLAAGNVNQTLAPMVGLFAPMGPTRGQVVVTERTMPFLPHPLTTIRQTDEGTVMIGDSKEDELDDRTLKPSISGVMADRAQRMFPHLSRLNVVRSWSGIRVMPQDGFPIYDQSETHPGAFVACCHSGVTLASNHAFEIARMVAQGALEPELVGAFSASRFGGAGAANSSGY, encoded by the coding sequence ATGCGAACGGATTACGACGTCGCCGTCGTCGGCGGCGGACTGCTCGGCTCCGCCATTGCCTGGGGCCTCGGCCGGCTCGGCAAGAAGGTCGCCGTGCTCGACGAAGGCGACATCACCAAGCGCGCCTCGCGCGCGAACTTCGCGCTGGTGTGGGTGCAGAGCAAGGGGCTCGGCATGCCCGCCTATACGGTGTGGACCGTGCAGGCCTCGCAGGCATGGGGCCGGCTTGCCTCCGAGTTGAAGCAGCAGACTGGCCTCGACGTTGCCCTTCAGCAGAATGGCGGTTTTCACCTCACCCTCGGCGAGGACGAATTCGGCCAGCGCACCGAGCTCGTCAAGCGCATGCACAACCAGGCCGGCGCGGCCGACTACAAGATGGAAATGCTGCGGCCGTCCGAGCTGAAGAAGGCGCTGCCGCTGATCGGGCCCGAGGTCTCCGGCGGCAGTTACTGTCCGCTCGACGGCCATGTCAATTCGCTGCGCACGTTCCGCGCCTTCCACACCGGCTTCGTTGCGTTCGGCATCGACTATTTTCCGGAGCGTCCGGTCTCGGCGATCAGCAAGAGCGGCGGCGAATTTCGCCTGACGACGCCTAAGGGCGAGCTGCGTGCCGCCAAGATCGTGCTCGCCGCCGGCAATGTCAACCAGACGCTCGCGCCGATGGTCGGCCTCTTTGCTCCGATGGGCCCGACCCGTGGCCAAGTCGTGGTGACCGAGCGCACCATGCCGTTCCTGCCGCATCCGCTGACCACGATCCGTCAGACCGACGAGGGTACGGTGATGATCGGCGACAGCAAGGAGGACGAGCTCGACGATCGCACGCTGAAGCCTTCGATCAGCGGCGTGATGGCTGATCGCGCGCAGCGGATGTTCCCGCATCTGTCGCGGCTCAACGTGGTCCGGAGCTGGTCGGGCATTCGCGTCATGCCGCAGGACGGCTTTCCGATCTACGACCAGTCGGAGACGCATCCCGGCGCCTTCGTCGCCTGTTGCCATTCCGGCGTGACGCTGGCTTCCAACCATGCCTTCGAGATTGCGCGCATGGTGGCGCAGGGCGCGCTCGAGCCGGAGCTGGTTGGTGCGTTCTCCGCCAGCCGCTTTGGTGGCGCAGGCGCTGCCAACAGCAGCGGCTACTAG
- a CDS encoding (2Fe-2S)-binding protein, which produces MFRRSEQDKRPQVQIFVDGVAVAARQGDTVSAALLASGVDARRSTAVSGAPRLPYCMMGVCFDCLVTIDGVGNRQGCLVPVAEGMQIEIQKGKREIGR; this is translated from the coding sequence ATGTTTAGACGATCCGAACAGGACAAGCGCCCACAGGTGCAGATCTTCGTCGACGGCGTTGCCGTTGCGGCGCGCCAGGGCGACACCGTCTCGGCCGCGCTGCTGGCCTCCGGCGTTGACGCACGGCGTTCCACCGCAGTCAGCGGCGCACCGCGTCTGCCCTACTGCATGATGGGCGTCTGTTTCGACTGCCTCGTCACCATCGACGGCGTCGGCAATCGGCAAGGCTGTCTCGTGCCCGTCGCCGAGGGCATGCAGATCGAGATTCAGAAGGGCAAGCGGGAGATCGGAAGATGA